DNA from Chitinophaga pendula:
ATGTGGTAGTTCCATTGATCATAACAGATGGCTGGATGAGGGAAGGGAAGGAATATATAAGGGGCCTGGTGTTGGCAGGGGTGGGGGTGGGGGAATATGCTGCATTCTGCCGGCAGGGATTGCCGTTACTCATAATTTAGATTTTTGCCTTCCGTCATTTATATTAACTTTACTTTTAACCCTTTAATTATGCGATTCAGCGATATATTCTCCCTTGCATCCCGTTCTGTTAGCGCCAATCGTCTGCGTACCGGATTGACCGTTACTATCATAGCCCTGGGTATTATGGCCCTGGTAGGTATCCTCACTGCGATCGACAGTATCAAAGGTAGTATCTATACGAGTTTTGCCAGTATGGGTGCCAATAGCTTTGCTATCCGCAGCCGGGACCTGCAGGTGAATATGGGCGGTGGCGGTGGTGGGGAAGCTACCAAAGGTAACAACCGGACGACCCGGCGTAAAGTGAAGGCTTCTAATAAGAATAAACCCATCGCTTTCGCAGATGCGCGGGAGTTCAAAGAGCGGTTTGACTTTCCTGCCAAAGTCAGTGTGTCTTACCAGGGAACGGGCATCGCTACGGTATATCGTGGGGAGAAAAAGACGAACCCTAACGTGCAGGTGATCGGCGGGGATGAGAACTACCTGGCGATCTCCAACTATACACTGGATCAGGGAAGGGACCTCAATGAGGCCGATATCACTACTGGCCGTAATGTGGCAGTGCTGGGAACGGATGTAGCGAAAAAGCTGTTCGGGCAGAACATGAAAAATGTGCTGAACAGTACGGTCCGGGTGGGAAATGTACGTTACCGGGTGATCGGTGTGCTGGCATCCAAAGGCAGCAGCAGTATGATGAGTGCGGACAATGTGGTGATCACCAGTGTAAATAATACCCGTCGTATCTTCTCCAAACCAAATCCTACCTACCAGTTATCGGTAGCGGTGAAAGATGTGAGCCAGATGGAAGCGGCAGTGGGTGAGGCGACAGGATTGTTCCGTATTATCCGTCACCTCAACCTCAACGAAGAAGATAACTTTACGGTAAGCAAGAGCGATAGTATTGCTGAAATGCTGTTCAATAACCTCCGGTATGTAACGACGGCTGCCTTTATCATCGGTATCATCACTTTGCTGGGTTCTGCCATCGGGTTGATGAACATCATGCTGGTATCTGTAGCGGAGCGTACCCGGGAGATCGGGGTGACCAAAGCCCTGGGTGCTACCGGGCAGGTGATCCGCCGGCAGTTCGTATACGAAGCGATCATCATCAGTGTCACCGGTGGTGTACTGGGGGTATTCCTGGGGATGATCATCGGCAACCTGGTATCTGTATTGCTCAGTTCTCCTTTTATTGTACCCTGGCTGTGGATATTTATGGGTATCATACTTTGCGCAGGTGTAGGACTGGTATCCGGTATCTACCCGGCGGTCAAAGCTTCCAAATTAGATCCAATCGTCGCACTGCGATATGAATAGCGCTCACATTAATATTTAGCGGTCCCTATTGTACTTTACATAACTATTAGATATTTTTAGAGATACCATGCTACATGGTATCTCATTTAACATGTTATGTAAAACCTTCCGGGATGTCGTTATTAATAGTCTTCGCCGCTATTCTGGTGCTTGTATTCTTCGTTACCTACTGCAAGCTTAATACTTTTATTTCTTTCCTGCTGGTGTCTTTGTTGATGGGGCTGGCTTTGGGGATGGATATCAGCGCTATTACGCAGTCGATACAGACTGGTATCGGGAAGACGCTGGGTTCCCTGATCATCATCATTGTATTTGGTAGTATGTTGGGTAAGCTGGTGGCCGAGAGTGGGGCTGCACAGCGTATTGCGACGGGGCTGATGAATGTGTTCGGCCGTCGTTATGTGCAGTGGTCGCTGATGCTGACAGGTTTCATCATCGGTATTCCTTTGTTCTATAATATCGGGTTTGTGCTGATGGTGCCGTTGATCTTTACGGTGGCATCCAGGACGGGGCTGCCGACGGTATACCTGGGTATCCCTATGTTGGCGGCATTGTCGGTGACGCATGGTTATCTGCCACCGCATCCGTCGCCGACGGCATTGGTCGCTCAGTTTCATGCCAATATGGGGCTGACGCTGGTATACGGCATCCTGCTGGCGATACCGGCCATTGTGCTGGCCGGACCGGTGTTCTCCCGTTTCCTGCGTAACTACAAGCAGGCGCCGGGGGCGATGTTTACCACGGAGGCGTTGCCGGATGAGCAATTGCCTGGTATGACGGCCAGTATCTTTGCGGCACTGTTGCCGGTATTGCTGCTGGCATTGACGGCGCTGGCCAAGCTGGTGGTGGCGGCAGACCATCCGTTGTACAAGCTGGCCGGCTGGCTGGGAGAGCCAGTGATCGTGATGTTACTGGCGGTGCTGAATGCCATGTGGATATTAGGGCTGCGCCGCGGCATGTCGGTGAAGCGGGTGATGGGTATTACGGATGATGCGGTGAAAGATGTGGCGGTGATCATCCTGATCATCGGTGGTTCCGGTGCGCTGACGCAGATGCTGAATGACAGTAAGGTCAGTACGTATATTGCCTCCAGCCTGAGTGATCTGCATATGCACCCGTTGTTGCTGGCATGGGGTATTGCCGCGTTGATACGTGTGAGTGTAGGATCGGCGACAGTAGCGGGATTGACGACGGCGGGTATTGTAGCGCCGCTGGTAGCTGCTACGGGTGTTAACCCTAACCTGATGGTACTGGCTACGGGCGCGGGCAGCTTGATGTTCTCCCATGTTAATGACGCTGGTTTCTGGATGTTTAAGGAATACTTTAACTTGTCTGTGAAAGATACTATCAAGACCTGGTCTGTCATGGAAACGATCGTATCGGTAGTGGGGCTATTAGGCTGTTTGCTGTTAAGTATCTGGCTATAGTACGGCATTGTTCATTTGTTAAATAATAAACGCTTCATAAAGATGACACCAACAGAAAATTTCAAAGCATTAGGACTGAATCTGCCACCTGCCCCCTCTCCGCTGGGCGTGTATAAACCATTTCTGATAGACGGCAAGTATGTGTATGTATCCGGGCATGGTCCGGTGCAGGATGACAAGAGCCTGATCATAGGACGTATAGGCGATGATGTAGATATTGAGCAGGGTAAGCTAGCTGCGCGGCAGGTAGGGCTTACGATCCTGTCTACGCTGGTAACCAACCTGGGTAGCCTGGATAAGATCAAGCGGGTAGTAAAGGTATTGGGTATGGTGAACTGTACGCCTGACTTCGGCCGTCATCCCTATGTGATCAATGGCTGCAGCGAGTTGTTTGCCAAAGTATGGGGAGAGGAGAATGGCATTGGTGTGCGTAGTGCTGTGGGGATGGGTTCTTTACCGGATAACATCCCGGTGGAGATAGAGGCCTTATTTGAACTGGTATAATCATTATCGGAGCAGCAGACGCTGCTCCGTTTGTTTTTTTAATACGAACGGTTATGGAATGGTATGAGATCAGTAATATAGACACGTTGGATACGCCGGCGCTGTTGGTATATCCGCAGCGGGTGGAAGAGAATATCCGGCTGTTAAAGACACAGATAGATGATGTAAGGAGATTGCGGGTGCATGTGAAAACGAACAAGACGGCGGAGGTGGTGCAGCTGTTGCTGGATGCCGGTATCACCAAGTTCAAGTGTGCGACGATCGCGGAGGCAGAGATGCTGGGGATGTTGAATGCACCGGATGTATTGCTGGCGTATCAGCCGGTGGGGCCTAAGGTAGGTCGGTTGCTGGCGCTGGCGGATCAGTATACGCAGACATCCTTTGGTTGCCTGGTGGATAATGAAGGCAGTGCGCGTGCAATTGCGGATGCATTTGCGCTGGCGGGCGCTCCTGCGTTGCGGGTATGGGTAGACCTGAATATAGGCATGAATCGTACGGGTATTGTACCAGGTGATGCAGCTTTGGCTTTATATACATCGCTGCATCAGCTGGAGGGAATACAGGTAGCGGGTTTACATGCTTATGATGGTCATCTGCACGATGCGGACCTGGCCTTGCGAAAGGAAAAATGCGACGCTGCTTTTGGTACTGTAGCGGCGCTGGCGGAAGCGATCCGGGAGAAGGGATTACCTGCGCCGGTGATCACGGCCGGAGGTTCGCCTACTTTTCCTATACATGCCGGCAGGCAGGGGGTGGAATGCAGTCCCGGAACTTTTGTATTCTGGGATTGGGGATACGCACAGGGGCTGCCGGAGCAGCCATTTCAATATGCAGCATTGCTGGGCACCCGGGTGATCTCTGTGATTAGCGATACGCTGATCTGTGTGGATCTGGGGCATAAGTCGGTGGCGGCAGAAAATCCGCAGCCGAGGGTGCATTTCCTCAATGCACCGGCGGCTACGCCGGTGTCGCAGAGCGAAGAGCACCTGGTATTGCAGGTAGCAGACAGCAGGCAGTACCCGGTGGGCACCGTATTGTACGGAGTACCCAAACATATCTGTCCATCTGTAGCGCTGTATGATAAGGCGCATGTGATCGTGGATCATGTGTATGCGGAGGATTGGGTGGTGATTGCGCGTGACAGGAGTATTTATCTATAGTTTTCACTTTATCTTATTAGTATCAGCTTATGTTTATAATAGACGCTCACCTGGATCTGAGCATGAATGCCATGGAATGGAACCGTAACCTGCGGCTGGCGGTAGCAGATATCCGCCGGCGGGAGCAGGGGCAGACGGACAAGCCGGACCGGGAGAAGGGGGTGGTTAGTTTTCCGGAGTTAAGGAAAGGCAATATTGGATTGGTGGTAGCGACGCAGATCGCGCGATTTGTGGCGCCGGACAATCCGTTGCCGGGATGGTTCTCACCGGAGCAGGCTTGGGCGCAGACGCAGGGGCAGCTGGCCTGGTATAAGGCGATGGAAGCTGCCGGAGAGATGCGTGCGATCACTAACCTGGCGGAGTTAGAGCAGCACCTGGCGTTATGGCAGGACGGTACGCCTGCGGATACGAAGCCGATCGGGTATATCCTGAGCCTGGAGGGCGCTGACTCCATTGTGGATGTGTCCTATCTGGAGGGGGCTTATAAGAATGGCCTGCGGGCTATAGGACCGGCACATTACGGCCCCGGACGTTATGCGCAAGGTACAGATGCCACCGGGCATATGGGACCTAAAGGACACGCCTTAT
Protein-coding regions in this window:
- a CDS encoding ABC transporter permease; translation: MRFSDIFSLASRSVSANRLRTGLTVTIIALGIMALVGILTAIDSIKGSIYTSFASMGANSFAIRSRDLQVNMGGGGGGEATKGNNRTTRRKVKASNKNKPIAFADAREFKERFDFPAKVSVSYQGTGIATVYRGEKKTNPNVQVIGGDENYLAISNYTLDQGRDLNEADITTGRNVAVLGTDVAKKLFGQNMKNVLNSTVRVGNVRYRVIGVLASKGSSSMMSADNVVITSVNNTRRIFSKPNPTYQLSVAVKDVSQMEAAVGEATGLFRIIRHLNLNEEDNFTVSKSDSIAEMLFNNLRYVTTAAFIIGIITLLGSAIGLMNIMLVSVAERTREIGVTKALGATGQVIRRQFVYEAIIISVTGGVLGVFLGMIIGNLVSVLLSSPFIVPWLWIFMGIILCAGVGLVSGIYPAVKASKLDPIVALRYE
- a CDS encoding gluconate:H+ symporter — translated: MSLLIVFAAILVLVFFVTYCKLNTFISFLLVSLLMGLALGMDISAITQSIQTGIGKTLGSLIIIIVFGSMLGKLVAESGAAQRIATGLMNVFGRRYVQWSLMLTGFIIGIPLFYNIGFVLMVPLIFTVASRTGLPTVYLGIPMLAALSVTHGYLPPHPSPTALVAQFHANMGLTLVYGILLAIPAIVLAGPVFSRFLRNYKQAPGAMFTTEALPDEQLPGMTASIFAALLPVLLLALTALAKLVVAADHPLYKLAGWLGEPVIVMLLAVLNAMWILGLRRGMSVKRVMGITDDAVKDVAVIILIIGGSGALTQMLNDSKVSTYIASSLSDLHMHPLLLAWGIAALIRVSVGSATVAGLTTAGIVAPLVAATGVNPNLMVLATGAGSLMFSHVNDAGFWMFKEYFNLSVKDTIKTWSVMETIVSVVGLLGCLLLSIWL
- a CDS encoding RidA family protein, whose translation is MTPTENFKALGLNLPPAPSPLGVYKPFLIDGKYVYVSGHGPVQDDKSLIIGRIGDDVDIEQGKLAARQVGLTILSTLVTNLGSLDKIKRVVKVLGMVNCTPDFGRHPYVINGCSELFAKVWGEENGIGVRSAVGMGSLPDNIPVEIEALFELV
- a CDS encoding D-TA family PLP-dependent enzyme, with the protein product MEWYEISNIDTLDTPALLVYPQRVEENIRLLKTQIDDVRRLRVHVKTNKTAEVVQLLLDAGITKFKCATIAEAEMLGMLNAPDVLLAYQPVGPKVGRLLALADQYTQTSFGCLVDNEGSARAIADAFALAGAPALRVWVDLNIGMNRTGIVPGDAALALYTSLHQLEGIQVAGLHAYDGHLHDADLALRKEKCDAAFGTVAALAEAIREKGLPAPVITAGGSPTFPIHAGRQGVECSPGTFVFWDWGYAQGLPEQPFQYAALLGTRVISVISDTLICVDLGHKSVAAENPQPRVHFLNAPAATPVSQSEEHLVLQVADSRQYPVGTVLYGVPKHICPSVALYDKAHVIVDHVYAEDWVVIARDRSIYL
- a CDS encoding dipeptidase, whose amino-acid sequence is MFIIDAHLDLSMNAMEWNRNLRLAVADIRRREQGQTDKPDREKGVVSFPELRKGNIGLVVATQIARFVAPDNPLPGWFSPEQAWAQTQGQLAWYKAMEAAGEMRAITNLAELEQHLALWQDGTPADTKPIGYILSLEGADSIVDVSYLEGAYKNGLRAIGPAHYGPGRYAQGTDATGHMGPKGHALLREMERLNIILDATHLCDDSFWEALDHFGGHVWASHNNCRALVNHNRQFSDEQIKALIARGAVIGGALDAWMMVPNWQRGVSQPEAMGCSLDVMVDHLDHICQLAGNTLHIGVGSDLDGAFGKEQCPYDLETIADLQKLSALLEKRGYTQQDVENVMHGNWLRFLRKAWA